The following DNA comes from Schistocerca piceifrons isolate TAMUIC-IGC-003096 chromosome 3, iqSchPice1.1, whole genome shotgun sequence.
ATGCGCATGGCATACCTGACAGTTCGGACTACAGTACTGTGATTCGTTGTCTCCTAATCTTTTCACAGTAGTAGGCGGGGTTTTCCTGGTGCACTCGAATCTAACTTTCCCACTACGACATTAGCTACAAATCTGCCATAAATGTCAGTGGTCTCATCGACTGGAAGCCAAGTATAGTGGTCACCGACGTCTGTTTTCTGTATCCGCAACAGCCTTTCCATACAcctgtttcaaatatttcttctgcaATGTCTGCTCATCTGGTATATTGCGTCCGGTGACACTCTCCAGGAAACCCTTAAAAGTAGGGTTTCTTAGCACGATCCATGGCACATTGGCCGACTCTACAGCTTCATACCCAATAAACCCAATAAACACAAAGATGTTAGTTCAAGTTTGCATGGTTTTTCGAGACAAAGGTGTGTGGTGTACTACGTTCCGAGGAAATCTCACAGTTTAGCTCTGATATAAGCAATGCAAAGTGATGACAGTATGCGTGAAAAACATgtgcctgtaaaaaaaaaaagtgactttCTGTACGCACACTAAGGGAGAATGGAGACGTGTGAACATCTATGCAACAAGCATAGTGTTGGGCGCAAAACACGCACATGGCCCCTTTAAATGTCCTAGTTTTTAAACGTCTTCGCATTAAATTACCATGTCATTTACAAAATGAACACCACTAAAAAAGAAGTAATGGAAAGTATTTATGAAGGAGCTTAAAACAAACATATCATTGGAAATTTTGAAAGGACATTGTTTACATGTTGTAGACTGTAGTACAGAACACTTTCGATAACACTAAATGTATCCACTATCTTCCTTTTGCTTTGCtgtgacagagcgaggtggcgcagtggttagcacactggactcgcaatcgggaggacgacggttcaatcccgcgtccggccatcctgatttaggttttccgtgatttccctaaatcgctccaggcaaatgccgggatggttcctttgaaagggcacggccgacttcttccccgtctttccctaatccggtgataccgatgacctcgctgtctggtctcctccgccACAACAACGCAACCCAACCTTTTCTGTGAAGACCCATTGCGATCTCGCCACTGCCTGCACTTCGTTTTGATATTGCGGCATACGTTTGTCTTTTGTTTTGATGGTaacaggtttgtgtgtgtgtgtgtgtgtgtttaaggagAGCTAATGTGTCCTAGCTTCTGTGTGGATAAATTATTGCTTTACTATGGTACAATTTTATGCACACGTAAGTTAGGACATACTGGGCTTGTAAGCTCtccttacacacacatacaaagacaTATCTCTCTCTCTTTATTACACAAAAgtcgaaaaaaattataaaaccacacgcacacacacacacacacacacacacacacacacacacacacacacaccagtcgaaaaatacaaacacacacggAGCAGTAGCAGGCATCCCTGCAACCACAAAAAAAAAGGTGATGAATCTATCCTGCAATATCAAAACGAGGCACACGAAATGGAGAGATGGAAGTGGACCATCACAACAAACAAACCTGAATATACGTAGTGTTAGTGAAAGTGTTCTGTGATAAAATCTACCTCATATATTAGAAGAACGAGAAGAACGACGTAAGAAACAAATACGCTGAGAGTAACGACGATAATTTAATCCTGTTTATAACAGCCATTGAAAGCATGATAACTGTTCATGAACGTGGTagacaaaattgtaaaaaaaaaggcatattgttacagtgaccattGAAGACGCTTTACAACAAAGTGAAGCTCGTTTTGTCTTAATAAGAACtttattacagttgctaaagacggTATAACCCACGTAACTTGTAATACTGCGACCACAGAAAAAAGAGCCCTTCAAACAAAGAAGACAACGCATATTTGAAGAATATTACCCaaattagggaaaatatttactctttgaaaaagctattaatCTTTGACTTCTGAACttaatcatatttgtgaaaatgcttttattggttgatatgttctatGCAATACAATTCAGTGTACTGAAAACAATGCTCATACAATCatcaatgtgtttaatccatacttgcgTAGCAGTATTATTAAATGTAACAATAACTCTGCCTGTTACGGTTTCACGACcaaaccgatttcgatgaaatatgACGTGGAGATAGCTTGAACTCTGGGGAAGAACAAGGGCACCTTTAGAAACTAAAACATAATAATAAACCTCTAAGAGGGTGAAGTAGGGaatggaacatacactactgggcattaaaattgctacaccacgaagatgacgtgctacagacgctaaatttaaccgacaggaagaagatgctgtgatatgcaaatgattagcttttcagagcattcacacaaggttggcgccggtggcgacacctacaacgtgctgacatgaggaaaggttccaaccgatttctcatacacaaacagcagttgaccggcgttgcctggtgaaacgttgttgtgatgcctcgtgtacggaggagaaatgcgtaccatcacgtttccgactttgataaaggtcggattgtagcctatcgcgattgcggtttatcgtatcgcgacatttctgctcgcattggtcgagatccaatgactgttagtagaatatggaatcggtgggttcaggagggtaatacggaacgctgtactggatcccaacggcctcgtatcactagcagtcgagatgacaggcatcttatccgcatggctgtaacggatcgtgcagccacgtctcgatccctgagtcaacagatggggacgtttgcaggacgacaatcatctgcacgaacaattcgacgatgtttgcagctgcatggactatcagctcggagacagtggctgcggttacccttcatgttgcatcacaaacaggagcgcctgcgatggtgtactcaacgacgaacctgggtgcacgaacggcaaaacgtaattttttcggatgaatccaggttctgtttacagcatcatgatggtcgcatccgtgtttggcgacatcgcggtgaacgcacattggaagcgagtatttgcCATCGCCATattggggtatcacccggcgtgatggtgtggggtgccattggttacacgtctcggtcacctcttgttcgcattggcggcactttgaacagtggacgttacatttcagaggtgttacgaccggtggctctatccgtcattcgatccctgcgaaaccctacatttcagcaggataatggacgacctcgtgttgcaggtcctatacgggcctttctggatatagaaaatgttcgactgctgccctggccagcacattctccagatctctcaccaactgaaaacgtctggtcaatggtggccgagaaactggctcgtcacaatatgccagtcactactcttgatgaactgtggtatcgtgttgaagttgcatgggcagctagctgtacctgtacacgccattcaagctctgtttgactcaatgcacaggcgtatcaaggccgttattacggccagaggtggttgttctggatagtgatttctcaggatctacgcgcccaagttgcgtgaaaatgtaatcacctgtcagttctagtgtaatatatttgttcaatgaatacccgtttatcatctgcatttcttcttggtgtagcaattttaatggccagtagtgtattatttacaccagtgaacataaaaaatgttaaaaactcATTAAATTTATGCATTATATACATGCTGTATAATGTATAGCTGCTTCAGTAGCATAAAGCTTAGGTTTGCCGCTCCTGCCCACGCAGTGCAGTGCAATGGGTATCGCTGCGCTGTGGATGGGACAGTTGGGTGGGTGGCGGATGGGCCACGATGCGAACAGTGCTTACACACGCAGACACACGAGGGCTGCTGGCGTTATTGCATGTACAACAGCTTGCTTACTTACCGTCACTAATCATAACAACATTACTGATATACGTCTGCAGCTGCACTTAACAGCTTGTATCCCGTATTATTAGAGAGAATGAAGTTGTTTCTGATGGATGAGGAACAGAAACAACAACTCAGCAGCAGTAGGAGGCGCAACAAAAACATGTGGAGAACTGGGACAACATTGCAGAAAATGAAGACACAGCACATACGTCCTAGCACAAAAGGCAACTAACGTTCACCATAGTGTGCTACTTGCAAGAGAAGTGTGTAAAACTCTTTCCAACGTTTTATGCATGAAATTTGTATTGAACTGatatattttaattctacaaaataTTTTGTGCTATAATTTTGAAACATTTATCTACACTAATATtgtgaaaaagatagttgctactcaccatacagaggagatgctgagtcgaagacaggcacaacataaagactgtcGGAAAGCGAGCTTTCGCCCAACAAGGCCTTCTTCGAAATTagacaaaactcacacacacacacacacacacacacacacacacacaaacatacatacacacacgcaaacacaactcacacgcaCATGACCACAGCCTCTGGAAGCTGAAGTCACTGCCAGAGAATGTGGTCGTGTGAGCGTGAATAGAATAAAGTAGTATGGTGACATGGACTGTTAGGAGTCTGTTGGGTTATAACTCAGTCGAGTGGACTGAAGATGACTATTTACAGCTCAAACCTGTATGcagtaataatattaaaaataattaggttgcgactgattgctgtattcCTATCCTTCCATATAATGATATACAGCCGCTGTGCACAACGGTTCCCTATggtgaaaactacactactggccattaaaattgctacaccaagaagaaatacagatgataaaatatattatattagaactgacatgtaattacattttcacgcaatttgggtgcatagatcctgagaaatcagtacccagaacaaccatctctggccgtaataacggccttgattcgcctgggcattgagtcaaacagagcttggatggcgtgtacaggtacagctgcccatacagcttcaacacgatgtgctggccagagcagcagtcgaacattttctgtatccagaaagatccgtacacgtggtcgtgcattatcctgctgaaacatagggtttcgcagggatcgaatgaagggtagagccacgggtcgaaacacatcttaaatgttacgtccactgtagaaagtgccgtcaatacgaacaagaggtgaccgagacgtgtaaccaatggcacgtcataccatcacgccgggtgatacgccagtatggcgatgacgaatatacgcttccaatgtgcgttcaccgcgatgtcgccaaacacggatgcgaccatcatgatgctgtaaacagaacctggattcatccgaaaaaatgacgttttgtcattcgtacacccaggttcgtcgttgagtacaccatcgcagacgctcctgtctgtgacgcagcgtcaagtgtaaccgcagccatggtctccgagttgatagtccatgctgctgcaaacgtcgtcgaactgttcgtgcaggtggttgttgtcttgcaaacgtccccatctgttgactcagggatcgagacgtggctgcacgatccgttacagccatgcggataagatgcctgtcatctcgactgctagtgatacgaggccattggggtacagcacggcgttccgtattacccttccgagcccaccgattccatattctgctaacagtcattggatctcgaccaacgcgagcagcaatgtcgcgatacgataaaccgcaatcgccataggctacaatccgacctttatcaaagtcggaatcgtgatggtacgcatttctcctccttacacggggcaccacaacaacgtttcaccaggcaacgccggtcatctgctgtttgtgtatgagaaatcggttgaaaactttcctcatgtcagcacgttgtaggtgtcgccaccggcgccaaccttgtgtgaatgctctgaagagctaatcatttgcataccgcagcatcttcttcctgtcggttacatttcgcgtctgtagaacgtcatcttcgtggtgtagcaattttaatggccagtagcgtattttcttCTTTCTCTGGAGGAACCCCAGATATGACTTTGGTTTCAATTACTTCGAACTGCAACTGTTCCGAcaagaaatcaggaatccagtaataTGTAGTTGAAATTATGTCGTGATATTGTCCATTTGGAAAATGACGCACAATTTTCGTCCTCCTTTTTCCAGTGTTTCACTCATCGATACCTGGGATGGAAGATAAACGTCCTGGACAGGTGCGACGCCAGCGGTAGCGCTAGCGAGCCGGTGGCTGCGAGCGTCAGCCGCGGGCCCCAAGACCCGCCCGCTTACGACGACTCGGAGGATGGCGAACTGCAGCCCGGGGCCAGCATCCGCGTGTCCACCAGGGTCAAGCCGAACGGCGTCttctaccacaacagcaaggctgcgAGCGACGGAAAAGGAGACGCGTTCGAAGTATTCTACGGTAATACCCAAGACAACGTGACACCCTACGCGTACTCCACAATTGGgaaggatgatgaagatgatgatggagACGAGAGGCACATCTCGTCAGACATCGACGAATTCGCCGCGTCTCCAGGTAAAAATCCTTTAGCCGCACCATCACAGCAGGCCAGTGTCGAATTTCATCGGGAATCAGAGAAACTGGGTACAAAATCTGAACAACACGCTGGTGAAGGAGCAGACGCGAAAACTGACAAAACTAAAGGCGACGATGCCACGAGGGGCGCGGAAACGGACGTATCCCGCTGGAAAGAGAGCTACCACTCCAGTCACGGAGAACTGACGCCTGTCGATCCAATGAGGAGGCCGGTGATCCACGCAACCACTCCTTACTCACTGGCCGCCCACACCGACCGCGGGGCGGAAGTTTCTTCCCAAGCACCACTGAGAACGCAGGACACCCTGCAGGAGCTGAAACACGAGCCGGTTCCTCCGACAGGTACTGTGCGACAGTCGGAAACACCCAAACCGGGAAATGGAGACGGAACGGGTCCCAAAATTGAATCTGCTGGAGCCAACCTAGACGGACAATCCTCTACAGAACTGACTACCGCAAAACAGACAATTCCGGCCTCAAAACTGCCAACAAGTGGGCTGTACACGCAAGCGATAAGTTACAGACCTCAACAGATGCACCTTTCGTTTCGAAGACCCGTCCCTCACCATTCCCCGCCCCATATGCACAGGCCCTTAATCCCAGCTGCAATGAGGAAGCCGTACATATCAACAGTAGCGCCGCAAAATTATGCACTCGGTATGAAGAAACATTATTACAGGACGCCAAACATGGGCACATATAGACCATTAGTAAGTTCCTCTGTATACCAGAGGCCGTTAACTTTATATCCTAGCAGTCCGAGAACCATACCATCTATGACGACTTACCAAAGACAGACAACATTCTCACAGAGAAATGTGCAACGAGTAACTGCAACTCCAACTAACAGATTGGAGAATGTGACCAAACTGCCGTCATTGGTGGCGCAGCGAGTCGCACCCAAAGTTACGCCCCCTGCAGTACATGTAGTCTCAGCTAACAAACCGCAATCACAGGAGAACGCCGAAAGCAAATCACCTGCAACATTCGCGTCGGCAGCGACACAGGGCGGAGATGAACCGTCGGCATTGATGCCTGCAGCTGTAAACACGGGTTTCCACCCCGAATCTGTTATTGTGGAAGGCGGCTTTAAGCCCATAACACAGAAAAACGCAGCTGCTCAAGACAGATCATCTGCCGAAAGCGAAACTCTCGCGGAATCTTCTGAAAGGCTAGACGCGGAATTGCTGTCTGATGTAGTTGCAGAATCTTCGGAAGAGAGCAAGAATGAAAACCCATTTAAAGGTCAGAGACCAGAACTGTTCGAACCAATGTTTATTCCTTCCCCTCCTGATAGAATAATTAACAGCAATACTTCAAACGTGAATCTCAAAAAACCTGTTTCGCTGCCAGACGATCTAATACCACCGGCAGCCAGCATCCATCACAGAAACAGTGGCCAACCTCTACGAAGCCCACCACATTTATTCGCAAATAGACCTAGACCAGGTAATGTCCGTAGACCATTGTATCCTAACAACAATGCTGGAACATTTAGAGTTCCACCTCGAGGTAACGTCCCCTCTTTCAGGCACCAGCAAAAGTCTGAAGAATCTCAAGATGAAACACCAATGGCTGCTGAACGTTTAGATACATATTATCTACCTCCAGTTGAATATAAAGCTAGTTCTGTAAGAAATCATCAGCCAAGTATATCGCCCAGTATCGACGCCACAATTGCTCCCGGTACAGTAGTAACATACGATGGGAAGTCCGTGGTAGATGCGTCTCTAGCGTCCTCTATTTCTAACCCTCCTGGAGAATCCTCATCCAATTATCGGAGTCCCTCTGGCACTGCTGCCCTTATTAGAGAGCTACCACAGTTTGGGCCATTCCGTGGAGAAATTCCTCCACCTGTACCTGCTGTAGTGCAGACAGAAAACATACCACAACTCAGAATTCAGAATCAAAAGCGGGCACAAACCTTACCACTGCATTTTTCTCCTGGTGATTCACAACGCTCAGCTGGTGAACAGAAAACGAATTATCCAGGCTCTCATTCGGCTCGAAGCACACGGCTGTCTTTGGTCAGACAGGTAGAAAGTACGGATGAGGCTTCTTCAGATCTCACGCCAGAAGCCTCAGAGATAAAAGAATTCTTAATTCCCGtaaaaacaagaaaatttaaaaccGCAAAGAAAGTGGCAATACCATTTGCTGAGAGCACAGATGAACTTAGTGGCTTCAAAAGTGAGGAAATGgtttcaacagacaaaacagtcTCGAGTAAGGACATTAGTCAGCACACCGAACCTACACAACAAATAAATCAAACTAGTTTTGTGCCAAGGGTAAATCCACACAACACCTCCAGAGGGCTCAGTCGGAACAAACGCTCACCTGTTCCACATCACGAACCAGGTCATCATGTTAGTGATAAGGATGATGACCAGGAAGAAGACAGGCAACACATTCATGTAGAGGACATGCGAGTTGGCAACAGGGGTAAAGCTGTAAATGGTTCTCCATATACGGCCCACAGAGAAAGCATGGCATTAATACTGTGTCTGGTAACCACTTTTGTTTGGTTGTAATGTAAATATATGCCTTCTGTGCTCCTTTTAACAGTTGAGTCAGGGTAAACAGAGAACTGTTAAGTGATCTTCTGTtatgttttcttcattttaaaagTGATTACCATCCTTGTCAAACAATTGTGTAGTACTGACAGAAGAAACTACTAGAAGTTCCTAGCAGAGTCAGCAACAGCACAGAGTGATGTATTATCATTGCAAATTTAATAAACATGTACTCTACCATGTCTGAGCTCAAAATCACAACAAATTGTTTTCATGAGTATTATGAAGTATTAAGAAAAAAGTTCGCTAATCATTCAGTTGCTTGAAATTACATACTGAACCATTGTGTACTGCCACATTATCATTTTGAATTCAAGTGCACTTTTGATGTAATTTTAAACCATATTTATTACACATTTCATCCTCAGCATTTATTTATTATAATTCATTTTACAATTTCATGCAAATGTTATGGAGGTAGTTACAAGTGACAATACATACGTACTAAGTATTATGCATGCTAACAATAAATTTGGAAATTCACCTTTCAATGTACATCACACAAACAAATTCAGCTATTTATTAAGCATCAACTATATTTCTCAAGGAAACCTAGAGCAATTCATTATGTATATCTGAAACTTGTCATTCCATTCCAGTTAAAACATAGATGCCTGAATGGAAGTATAATACTTAATACATGCATTTATTAAAATTCTGATCAAATTAAACAATAGTACTCTGTATATGTGTAGCATTGTTATTTTTTAGTCATTGTGATCATCATGTTTATTCTTATTACTTAGAAATTAATGAAGTATACTCGCCAATGATTTGTTTCTCAATGTATCATTACAAATGTCCACTTTTCACCACTCTGCACATCAACTATAGTAATAGTATCAATGACATATGTACTATATCACATTATATCAGCAGGAGCtcatacaaaaatatctgctcAAAATATTTCACATTTAGTTAACTCATTTTATAAGCtaagttttctttattctttttttacattttgaagattaaataagaaataaaagtcATAATTATAAATAACTAAACCAGTTATTATTAATTATACTATGACATGCTGTAATTTATTGATTTCATTGCGGTCAGAAGAAAGTAATACTTAATGCTCGTTCAGTATtgtttgttcattcttcattatgTACCATTCTGACCATATATTCTGAGCTAGACTGCAGAAATGTTGCCTTGATTTCATATTTATATTGGTGACCAAACTGCTCATTTCTTATTCTGCCTTGTGCAAATATAAATGTTTGTAAACATTACTATGACTGAAAACTGACAGTGTTATTcttcaaaatacaaaaaattaatactgATAGCAAAGTAACATACCTAAAAGTTGTTACTGCTGTTCAGATTTGTAAGTCTTTACTATTCTTTACAAATAGAACAATGCAACTGGAGCACCTAAAAAAAGATTCAAAAACAGCAATTTCATTTATATAGCATTAAAATGAGTTCCAGGAATCTAAAATTTCCATCTACTTCAATTTTTCCTAATAAACGGTAAAAATAACATTTACTCTATCTGACAGGTTGTTCAGAACTGTGGAAGTCTGTCCTCAAGTAATTTTACTAATAGAGAAAGAGCTATTTTTCGTTTATACTGGATTATAATGAAACCAATTTTGAAATGTACATATAAttaatttcttgttgttttttttatacAATGTCTAGTAGTAAGTCTCTACTTTCTTGTTCCAAGACTCATATTTTTGTACTTTTCAGAACTTGATATCAGTATATCcttaaagtagattttatttttgatACAGTGTACAAATTATAACTGCCAAACTGAACTGTTAACATATATGCATCAAATATATCAAATTATTGTAAATATTCTGATGTAAAATaggaaataaaagtaaattaaatcAGCACAAAATGATTTAAAGAATTCCTGTTTAGGTGTTAAGATTCAGTGCTACACATCAAACACAAGACAGGTAATTGCATTACTCATCTATAAGCCAAAATTGTGTGCACCTTGCGCTGAATACATTGGACAATACTATTCCTTACTCTTTCATTTTTTATGATAGCAGACATAATAGCAATACAAATCAAAGggaaagaactttcagggtttcagAACAGTGGGTATCAATGAAGTAACCCGGAATGGAAGCAAAGCAGCTGTCTTCAAGATGCTTTAACTACATATATTAGACTACACTCACACGCAACTGAATTAGGCACAAATACCTAGTATCATATAGCATCCCTCTTTGCTTTGGTGAGAAAGTGATGCATCATGGCATGGTCACCAAGTAACACAAATAGCATGGAGAAATCTTCGATTGTCAATTAACGATTTCTCAGGCTCAGAGGGTGATGAGAGCTGAGACCAAGGTATGCATATCTCACTTAGTATTCAAGTGGGACTGAGGTCAGGTGACACAGGTAGCCAATCGAGCATCCTCAAACCATTCTGCCAAAATTCTGGAATTAATGGGTAGTGCACAATCGTCCTAAATGTCCATGTTACATTCAGGGTAGtacagaaaaacatacagaagCACATGAAGAGACAGATGTTTCTGTATCATTCACTGACGAGGCATAATGTCTGATATTCCAGAGACCCATTTTATCCCTTGTAAACACCTCCCACATGACAAAAAAATCCACCATCTCGCTGATGGTGCCCTATTCCAATCATCGGTATTCAAGGTGCAACAAACAGAGGGATGCATGCAAAGCTGTGTTTCTTCGGCTCACAGCAGGGACATGTCATGAATGGTATAGCTGCTCACCAGTTATTGTAATTCACCTTTTTATGGAAGAGTGATCTGCTGCACAGTAGACCAACTATCCACTATTACAAGCCACACAGTGAAAGATAACTCCTGTCATCACAGTGTTGCTCCTTAAGCCCATTAGATGAGACTAGAGGCAGTTGTTTCTCGTAATTCAATGTACTCACGGCACATCTTCATCAGGGCAGCACATAACATTCTAAGGATATTATTGGCTTTCATTACAGCTTCTTCTAGGAGAAGAGATTAAATGCTTTTTAAATATTGTTCACTTTTCGTGGCGATAGTATAACAATAATCATTTATAAGAGCAGCACGCCATATGTGCTGATGTGTATCCAGAAACCACACAATATTACTTATACGAACAGCTTGTAGGGATAAAGTACAGAGGCAACTGAAAAAGAAGATTAAAGTGTGTTATCCACCCTACAAGGATGAATGATTATGGATTCATTTATATCACACATAGAGCTGGAAAATATTGGCTGCTTTACTGATTTGGAAATGGATGGAATAGTATTCCTGACAGCAAACAGCTACCAATGAGAAATGTCTCACGTTTCATCAATGCGTTAGAAATGGTATTAGcaaacttatgaaaatttaactgGATAGTCATTACCTGCGGAGACTATAATATTGATATTCTGTCAGCGAGAAATACTGTAGATCAGTTATAGTCATTTAATGTCCACTTCCAGAGAATTTCGATCAGCACATATCCTAATGACGTTTTAATGGCATGGGTGGAACAGCTATTGAATAATTGTTTtagaccaaaataatttcagtgatTTTAATATAAAAACAGTGAACTGTGCTGTCCGCCGAATTCCAGAATAAAGGTAAGAACAGATGTTCAATTGGCATCTGAAGTGTTGCAAGCAGTTACTGAAGATGATAGAGCTTTACTGTCCGCCGACTTGCGGAATAGATAGTTATCTGATAATGATGGCCAAATGTTGACAGTAAAACACTCCGATCAACTAGCACAGCataataaaagaaaaacacaataaaatagcaTCGTAACCATTTGCTTTTACAGTTCCATAGTTTATGattattttcaactgtcctcgaGTATTTATTTGGGCAGTGTTGTTCATATTTTGCAACGTTTCAGCAAGCCAACTTCGTACCATCTGTTGATGACAAAAGTTGCTTACCAAAACAGCCCAAAATCTGAATAATCTGCCCAGCTGAATACCAAAGAACAATTCAAAGAATCATAAATTATCAGGCAGTCACAATGCTCAGATGGAACTCACAGGAAGAAGGCGCTGAAGAGATCTATTCGTAGAAAGTAAATagggaaaatgaaaaattttgcttATCCATAAATATAGTTTTGAATTGCGTTTTCTCCTAAAATAGATACGGATGAAATTCAACACAATCAAGCAAAAGAATGGATAAAACCTTCAGGTATTTTAGTATTACGCTCTATGGCGGGAGTGCtcaaattaattttttgtaaatgCAGAAACTAAATTACGACCAGCATGGTGCTGTCAGTCGCTAGCTTCCATTCGTGACACACCAGGGGAGTAGCaagtcacatatttagcttttctgtgtgtttttataaTCCAATTCTTAAATTTTTGCTTATTTGTTTACG
Coding sequences within:
- the LOC124790013 gene encoding protein Skeletor, isoforms D/E-like — protein: MEAHTCKLLLRLLLAVAALGLGEAAQPYYGKYIGKLKTLHHGVTGEVYAVDARTLHIRDFSYDGEGPAAFFWAGDTKSPSSYGFKVNDEKGTTNVLPRYRKKHITVTLPDNKTLRDIKWFSVWCDEFAVNFGDVKIPKNFDYPKPQKIDPLDGVHAVSSDNIVIVDAQTLLVPHFSYDGEAPDAKFWVGRGNKPSSQGTRVPDENGREEPLRRYDHKTLVLTLPADLTVHEIGHFGVWCEAFAVDFGHVRVPANMNVPPSLKMLGVSAQSKLNCEVLHDDLALEVRWAIAGDSIVVQLVGKVANGDYMAFGLSGHPERSRMVGGDVAVAWVDHDTLQGGADDYFLGAKSQCSGGTGSCPDERIREGTNTVLPLNAALVNGYSIVTFQRHLRARDELDLPVLTNQSQAVIWAVGPLNDRREVSFHHTFNKHNVLIDFGRSPRWNCPLPDTDAPRPPRRPTRPRATPAPVARVADAWHIPAIQCYEPEDGVFYAQMGPTGGKRGYSAITGHVGWGISWYINGLLIPEINVVRGKTYTFVVEGGLDPETPARYHPFYITDDPVGGYEHKTPEERAEVRIFAGVSVNRRGDVVPTGTGRLCNWTPDPDQPPADEFASFGAYQRSLTLQCDEGEPGVVQWTPGPDTPDTVYYQCFTHRYLGWKINVLDRCDASGSASEPVAASVSRGPQDPPAYDDSEDGELQPGASIRVSTRVKPNGVFYHNSKAASDGKGDAFEVFYGNTQDNVTPYAYSTIGKDDEDDDGDERHISSDIDEFAASPGKNPLAAPSQQASVEFHRESEKLGTKSEQHAGEGADAKTDKTKGDDATRGAETDVSRWKESYHSSHGELTPVDPMRRPVIHATTPYSLAAHTDRGAEVSSQAPLRTQDTLQELKHEPVPPTGTVRQSETPKPGNGDGTGPKIESAGANLDGQSSTELTTAKQTIPASKLPTSGLYTQAISYRPQQMHLSFRRPVPHHSPPHMHRPLIPAAMRKPYISTVAPQNYALGMKKHYYRTPNMGTYRPLVSSSVYQRPLTLYPSSPRTIPSMTTYQRQTTFSQRNVQRVTATPTNRLENVTKLPSLVAQRVAPKVTPPAVHVVSANKPQSQENAESKSPATFASAATQGGDEPSALMPAAVNTGFHPESVIVEGGFKPITQKNAAAQDRSSAESETLAESSERLDAELLSDVVAESSEESKNENPFKGQRPELFEPMFIPSPPDRIINSNTSNVNLKKPVSLPDDLIPPAASIHHRNSGQPLRSPPHLFANRPRPGNVRRPLYPNNNAGTFRVPPRGNVPSFRHQQKSEESQDETPMAAERLDTYYLPPVEYKASSVRNHQPSISPSIDATIAPGTVVTYDGKSVVDASLASSISNPPGESSSNYRSPSGTAALIRELPQFGPFRGEIPPPVPAVVQTENIPQLRIQNQKRAQTLPLHFSPGDSQRSAGEQKTNYPGSHSARSTRLSLVRQVESTDEASSDLTPEASEIKEFLIPVKTRKFKTAKKVAIPFAESTDELSGFKSEEMVSTDKTVSSKDISQHTEPTQQINQTSFVPRVNPHNTSRGLSRNKRSPVPHHEPGHHVSDKDDDQEEDRQHIHVEDMRVGNRGKAVNGSPYTAHRESMALILCLVTTFVWL